One window from the genome of Marinobacter sp. es.048 encodes:
- a CDS encoding outer membrane beta-barrel protein gives MDEVFGSGKIRWIVSIGTGFLIAAGPSFAATNSLSGGIDNRFSDNARRAPTNEQSDLETRVNLNFQHLSDPGQCTSAVDMGLGYGYWHDDTFDSEIYTNGRLQGQCELARGLAWQASDTISQVTQDNRQADTQDNLTRKNVFRTGPVYTLQLTQVDQLQFSAAYENTEFEEPEEPDSERVTATAAYNHSFSETLQGGLSLSAERTELDTDEELDRESAVVTFDKVWVTTQVSGSLGVNRLETRLGNQEVSSDGITGTFNLVREINPSSELTFYANRRLTDQTSTLGLQFEDFNFNLTQTSAVEVTALRAGYNTRFSNGSTFTAGLSASRSDYIQTDEREDQSGVDLRYSRPVTELLSWFTDAAYQHQRFEDDGSEDDLYSLSVGLDYRLSTRMDIRSAIGHRQKTSDIASREYDESWIVVSLNYRFF, from the coding sequence ATGGATGAAGTTTTCGGATCAGGGAAGATCCGGTGGATAGTATCCATCGGCACTGGCTTTTTGATTGCCGCCGGACCTTCTTTTGCAGCCACCAACAGCCTGTCTGGTGGTATTGATAATCGTTTTTCCGACAATGCCCGACGTGCACCGACGAATGAGCAAAGTGATCTTGAAACCCGGGTAAATCTGAACTTTCAGCACCTGAGTGACCCGGGCCAATGCACATCAGCAGTAGATATGGGGCTGGGTTATGGCTACTGGCACGACGACACATTCGACTCCGAGATCTATACCAACGGCAGACTGCAGGGGCAATGCGAGCTGGCGCGAGGGCTGGCATGGCAAGCCTCCGACACTATTAGCCAGGTAACACAGGATAACCGCCAGGCCGACACCCAGGACAACCTGACCCGCAAAAACGTGTTTCGTACCGGCCCGGTTTACACCTTGCAATTAACCCAAGTGGACCAGTTGCAGTTCTCCGCCGCTTACGAGAACACTGAATTTGAAGAGCCGGAAGAGCCTGACAGCGAACGGGTTACCGCAACGGCCGCATATAACCATAGCTTCAGCGAGACATTACAAGGCGGCCTTTCTTTGAGCGCCGAACGCACGGAGCTGGATACCGACGAGGAACTGGATCGCGAATCTGCCGTTGTGACCTTCGATAAGGTCTGGGTGACAACCCAGGTAAGTGGTTCTCTCGGTGTAAACCGTCTGGAAACCCGTCTTGGTAACCAGGAGGTCTCCAGTGACGGTATTACCGGAACCTTCAATCTGGTACGGGAAATTAATCCCAGCAGCGAACTCACTTTCTATGCCAATCGCCGACTAACGGATCAGACGTCTACTCTGGGCCTCCAGTTCGAAGACTTCAATTTTAATCTGACCCAAACCTCCGCCGTGGAAGTCACAGCTTTAAGGGCGGGCTACAACACCCGGTTCAGCAATGGCTCCACATTCACCGCGGGCCTCTCCGCCAGTCGCAGCGATTATATTCAGACCGACGAACGTGAGGACCAAAGCGGGGTTGACTTGCGGTATTCGCGGCCGGTAACCGAGTTGCTTTCCTGGTTTACCGATGCGGCCTACCAGCACCAACGTTTTGAAGATGATGGGTCAGAAGATGACCTCTACTCACTATCCGTCGGGCTTGATTACCGGTTGAGTACGAGGATGGACATTCGATCCGCCATCGGACACCGGCAAAAGACGAGTGACATTGCATCCAGGGAATATGACGAGAGCTGGATAGTGGTTTCCCTTAACTATCGATTTTTCTGA
- a CDS encoding glycosyltransferase family 2 protein, producing the protein MLVALFWLSLILLFYIYFGYPLMARAVATLRPNPVNTNTEHQPKVSILIAAYNEAKDIEATLLNKLELDYPSDKLEILVVSDESDDGTDDIIERVASSSRFPIRLFRQVPRQGKTAGLSTLMPETKGEIILFSDANSQWDAQAVSQLCSNFADPKVGYVTGKMVYVNDDGSLIGDGCSAYMKYENWLREQETLIGSVVGVDGGIDGMRKELYQPLHADQLPDFVQPLKVVEQGYRVVYEPQALLKEEALNDSESEFGMRVRVSLRALWGLKDMRHLMNPFRDPVFAWQLISHKLLRYAAFTPLATLALATLLLAPAKGIYTVAFLGLVVFFALAWTGHKREAGGQSLSVIYSIPYYFMLLNVASYKACVAFLRGEKKVIWNPRKG; encoded by the coding sequence ATGCTAGTCGCACTTTTCTGGCTGTCCCTGATTCTGCTTTTTTACATTTATTTCGGTTACCCACTGATGGCAAGGGCTGTAGCCACGCTGCGCCCGAATCCCGTGAACACAAACACCGAACACCAGCCCAAAGTCTCAATACTCATAGCCGCCTACAACGAAGCGAAGGATATCGAAGCCACACTGCTGAACAAACTGGAATTGGACTACCCATCCGACAAGCTGGAAATCCTGGTAGTCTCGGACGAATCCGATGACGGCACCGATGACATCATAGAACGTGTGGCAAGCTCCTCCCGCTTTCCCATACGCCTGTTCCGCCAGGTACCCAGGCAGGGCAAAACCGCCGGCCTGAGCACCCTGATGCCGGAAACCAAAGGCGAAATCATTCTGTTCTCCGATGCCAACTCCCAATGGGATGCCCAGGCCGTCAGCCAGCTCTGCAGTAACTTCGCAGACCCGAAAGTGGGCTATGTTACCGGCAAGATGGTCTATGTGAACGACGACGGCAGCCTGATAGGGGATGGCTGCAGTGCCTACATGAAATACGAGAACTGGCTGCGCGAACAGGAAACCCTCATTGGTTCAGTGGTCGGTGTAGACGGCGGTATCGACGGCATGCGCAAAGAGCTATACCAACCCCTGCACGCCGACCAGTTACCGGATTTTGTGCAGCCACTGAAAGTGGTTGAGCAGGGCTACCGCGTGGTCTACGAGCCTCAGGCTTTGCTGAAAGAAGAAGCATTGAACGACAGCGAGAGTGAATTCGGTATGCGGGTAAGGGTAAGCCTGCGCGCCTTATGGGGGCTAAAAGACATGCGTCATTTGATGAACCCCTTCCGTGACCCGGTGTTCGCATGGCAGTTAATCTCCCATAAATTGCTTCGTTATGCCGCCTTTACACCATTGGCTACGCTGGCACTGGCAACACTGCTGCTGGCCCCCGCCAAAGGCATATACACCGTGGCGTTTCTGGGCCTGGTCGTCTTCTTCGCTCTGGCCTGGACCGGTCATAAACGTGAGGCGGGCGGCCAGTCATTGTCTGTAATCTATTCGATTCCATATTACTTCATGCTGCTGAATGTGGCCTCCTATAAGGCGTGTGTTGCCTTCCTGAGGGGGGAGAAGAAGGTCATCTGGAATCCAAGGAAGGGTTAG
- a CDS encoding XrtA system polysaccharide deacetylase yields the protein MTSDPDNTGQVNALTIDVEDYFQVAALAEAVNREDWHSMEYRVEANTHRLLELLERHSTRATFFTLGWVAEKSPQLVRDIQKAGHEVASHGYSHQLIYNQTPEVFREETRRSKQILEDITGEPITGYRAASYSITSQSRWALDVLAEEGFVWDSSIFPVHHDRYGMPGSPRWPHRLTTDKGYELAEFPLSTLKFPGYTLPIAGGGYFRLFPYWFSRWGLGSINRQGQPFVFYLHPWEVDPGQPRLDVKWFSRFRHYNNLEVCEQRLDQLLGHFRFTAMGDVLRNEQLLETEQPATAGKEKMEFSSPC from the coding sequence ATGACGAGCGATCCGGATAACACCGGGCAAGTTAATGCTCTCACGATTGATGTGGAAGACTACTTTCAGGTGGCAGCACTTGCCGAAGCAGTCAATCGTGAGGATTGGCATTCCATGGAGTACCGGGTTGAGGCCAACACCCACCGCTTATTGGAGTTGTTGGAAAGGCACAGCACCCGTGCAACGTTCTTTACATTGGGCTGGGTGGCAGAAAAATCGCCCCAACTGGTTCGCGACATCCAGAAAGCGGGACACGAAGTCGCCAGCCACGGTTACAGTCATCAATTGATTTACAACCAGACCCCTGAGGTCTTTCGTGAAGAAACCCGGCGCTCAAAACAGATCCTCGAAGATATAACCGGCGAGCCCATTACCGGTTACCGCGCAGCGAGCTATTCCATCACCAGCCAGTCACGCTGGGCTCTGGATGTACTGGCCGAGGAAGGGTTTGTGTGGGACTCATCGATATTCCCGGTGCACCACGACCGTTACGGCATGCCCGGCAGCCCGCGCTGGCCCCACCGTCTGACTACCGATAAGGGCTATGAGCTGGCCGAGTTCCCCTTGAGCACACTGAAGTTTCCCGGATACACACTTCCAATCGCCGGCGGCGGCTACTTCCGCCTTTTCCCTTACTGGTTCAGCCGTTGGGGGCTGGGGAGCATCAACCGCCAGGGCCAGCCATTCGTGTTCTACCTCCACCCTTGGGAAGTGGACCCGGGCCAGCCAAGGCTGGACGTGAAATGGTTCTCTCGCTTCCGGCACTACAACAACCTGGAGGTTTGCGAACAGCGGCTGGACCAGTTGCTGGGCCACTTCCGGTTTACCGCCATGGGCGATGTCTTAAGAAACGAGCAGTTGCTGGAAACGGAACAGCCGGCAACCGCAGGCAAAGAGAAAATGGAATTTTCATCACCATGCTAG
- a CDS encoding polysaccharide biosynthesis protein, protein MTEQKQEREAKKAGGRSHHKSSGAADISGQERNRDLQNQNNGFGNEQVESGQAGDFQQWDDSRMLVPSSLELGAGAVDKYVISKQIVKMQEPRRLTRDDMDERRIIYPESRNRDLVNRFRHLRTKLLELSGGNNFTMVVSGACEGAGTSFMALNLAAAFAFDQSKTALIIDCNLRDPSLHYQLELAAETGLTDFLEDPDYDIGRIIYPTGIPRLRLIPAGSQRETPSEFFTSFRMKQFLQAIRRRYPDRFIVLDTAPISESPDARILGELCDYSMLVVPHGKITATAAENAAQAFDPEKFVGAVING, encoded by the coding sequence ATGACAGAGCAAAAACAGGAAAGGGAAGCCAAGAAAGCTGGCGGCCGCTCTCACCATAAATCATCCGGCGCTGCGGACATTAGCGGACAGGAGCGAAACCGTGATTTGCAGAATCAGAATAATGGGTTTGGCAACGAGCAGGTAGAGAGCGGGCAGGCTGGTGACTTCCAGCAGTGGGACGACTCCCGCATGCTGGTGCCCAGTTCCCTGGAACTTGGCGCCGGAGCTGTCGATAAGTACGTTATCAGTAAACAGATCGTCAAGATGCAGGAGCCGCGTCGTCTCACCCGAGACGACATGGATGAGCGCCGAATCATCTATCCGGAATCCAGAAATCGTGACCTGGTGAACCGGTTCCGTCATCTGCGTACCAAATTGCTGGAGCTCTCTGGCGGCAATAATTTCACCATGGTGGTCAGCGGTGCCTGTGAGGGTGCAGGTACTTCCTTCATGGCCCTGAATCTGGCCGCAGCCTTTGCCTTCGATCAGTCCAAAACCGCTCTGATCATTGACTGTAATCTGCGGGATCCCTCACTGCACTATCAGCTCGAGCTGGCGGCGGAAACGGGGCTGACGGATTTCCTCGAGGATCCGGATTACGATATCGGGCGGATTATCTATCCAACAGGGATCCCCCGTTTGAGACTGATCCCTGCAGGAAGCCAACGGGAAACACCGTCAGAATTCTTTACCTCCTTCCGCATGAAGCAGTTTCTGCAGGCCATCCGCCGTCGTTATCCGGACCGTTTCATCGTGCTGGACACAGCACCTATCAGTGAGTCACCGGATGCCCGCATTCTTGGCGAACTGTGTGACTACTCAATGCTGGTAGTGCCACACGGCAAAATAACCGCCACCGCCGCGGAAAACGCCGCCCAGGCGTTTGATCCTGAGAAATTTGTAGGAGCTGTTATCAATGGATGA
- a CDS encoding XrtA system polysaccharide chain length determinant, producing MALPLSQLPSEMIREVRSRKWLAFFLFAVVSFAVLGAGFVFPYKYQSQVVIFVDDQNIIRPLMEGSAVTTEISERTSAAKEMLWSRDLMMQIAQDREIFGENAGQLDGEALERRIGMLRSGMNVRPRGDSYFSIGYTSESPMQAFRIAQRLGQLFIAENSAKKRKESRSAYNFIDKQVKNYESILAEVEQKLKDFLSENVDGTEGEANSRMANLRRQLELAEMERTELIARAESLESELQNVQPMLSQGRSADSFTQRIREKEAQLDDLRLRYHDTYPDIVALKEQIAELRNQRNRASQTGELNQSVSEGDQLVNPLYQDISAEVAKTRASVRTQESRIDSLESLIAQQEKRMERIQENKAQYSELTRDMEVNEQIYNDLLKRREKARVSMHLDIEGQGLNFRINETAQYPLDPTGPQFQLFASAGLILGALAPFGLAAGVLQVDPRIRARKQLEEGIGLPVLAEIPKVRTPYEKRKDRWLTVSVAVCAVLVVAGYGGVVGAALMGVI from the coding sequence ATGGCACTTCCATTAAGTCAGCTCCCTTCAGAAATGATCAGAGAGGTCCGGTCGCGTAAGTGGCTGGCCTTCTTCCTGTTTGCGGTCGTCAGTTTCGCCGTACTGGGGGCAGGGTTTGTATTCCCGTATAAATACCAATCTCAGGTTGTGATATTCGTGGATGACCAGAATATTATCCGGCCGCTGATGGAAGGCAGTGCCGTCACCACTGAGATCAGTGAGCGCACATCGGCTGCCAAGGAAATGCTGTGGTCTAGGGACCTGATGATGCAGATTGCCCAAGACAGGGAGATATTCGGCGAGAATGCAGGCCAGCTTGATGGCGAAGCCCTGGAGCGGAGAATCGGCATGCTCCGCTCTGGAATGAATGTTCGCCCGAGGGGAGATAGCTATTTCAGCATTGGTTACACCTCCGAGTCCCCCATGCAGGCCTTTCGAATTGCGCAGCGGCTGGGACAGCTGTTTATCGCAGAAAATTCGGCCAAAAAGCGCAAGGAAAGCCGCAGCGCCTACAACTTCATCGACAAGCAGGTAAAGAACTACGAATCCATCCTGGCGGAGGTCGAGCAAAAGCTTAAAGACTTTCTCTCAGAGAATGTGGACGGCACTGAAGGTGAAGCGAACTCCCGTATGGCCAATCTGCGCCGTCAACTGGAACTGGCGGAGATGGAGCGCACTGAGCTGATTGCAAGGGCCGAATCGCTCGAATCTGAGTTGCAGAATGTGCAACCGATGCTCAGCCAGGGCCGCAGTGCGGATTCTTTTACGCAAAGAATCCGCGAGAAGGAAGCCCAGCTTGACGACTTGCGCCTAAGATACCACGACACCTATCCGGACATTGTCGCACTGAAAGAACAGATCGCCGAACTGCGGAACCAACGGAACAGGGCATCCCAGACCGGTGAGCTGAACCAGTCGGTCAGTGAAGGCGATCAGCTGGTCAACCCCCTGTACCAGGATATCAGTGCAGAAGTGGCAAAAACCCGTGCGAGTGTTCGCACCCAGGAATCGCGTATTGATTCACTCGAAAGCCTTATCGCTCAGCAGGAAAAGCGCATGGAGCGCATCCAGGAAAACAAGGCACAGTATTCAGAGCTGACACGTGACATGGAAGTAAACGAACAGATCTATAACGACCTTCTGAAACGCCGCGAAAAAGCCCGGGTATCCATGCACCTGGACATTGAAGGTCAGGGGCTGAATTTTCGAATCAATGAAACCGCTCAGTATCCTCTGGACCCGACCGGGCCACAATTCCAGTTGTTTGCCTCAGCAGGCCTGATTCTCGGCGCCCTCGCTCCATTTGGTCTGGCGGCCGGTGTATTGCAGGTTGACCCACGCATAAGGGCCCGCAAACAGCTTGAGGAGGGTATTGGCCTGCCCGTACTGGCAGAGATCCCGAAGGTGCGAACGCCCTACGAGAAACGCAAAGACCGCTGGTTAACAGTTTCGGTTGCAGTATGCGCAGTTCTGGTTGTCGCCGGCTATGGTGGCGTAGTCGGTGCTGCTCTGATGGGAGTTATTTAA